DNA sequence from the Penicillium psychrofluorescens genome assembly, chromosome: 3 genome:
AAAAGACGTCTCTAATGTCCACGCAAATCTGCGACATGGCTTCAATGCTTTGCAGATGGTGGATATTGAATCCCTGGGAGTGACAGGTATGTTGTCCGCAAAATATATGGAGCTGCTTTTGCTTATCCGTTCTTTACAGAAAAACGTCTTGTATCTTGGCTTCGACTACTAGACGCCCGGGCCgcgggtgttggaggagaggggCTTTTCCTTaacgaagatgatggcggaATCAACACGGGTCTCCAGTCCCCAGACAGCTCAATTGAAGAAATTGATTCCGcccttgatgatgatgacgcAGAAGCAGCCCTCGAGGATTTCATCATGCGACCagccttccttttctttcaaaaGGTCCAGCTTTTTATGGGACGGATCTCGAAGATCGATCTCTGGCATCGGCACCGGGGTACAGTTGAAGACGAAACAGAAGTAATGTTAATTGCGGCTAAGATCAGCCACGATATCAAAGCTCTCTGGCAGCAACGCCCGCCCATGATGGATCATGCTGTTGCCGGCCGGCTGgggcctcttctttctccacgaCTAGCAGAGAGCACtacgaggatgatgaggctAGCACATACAAATTTTTTTACCAGCTTTATTCATCTGCATCGTGTTGCCTACAAAAGTGAGCCTGACCCCAATTTAATGTCTCATGATGACGCTAAACTCTACACGCTAGCTTTACCACGCACAACAGATGTTCTCAACGCTATGGATGAAATTCGCAAAGTAACACGGCTTATTCTTGAAAGCCCCTGCACACCGTCTTCCCATGAGTTTCCAACAATAAATACACCAAGCCATTCCACTGGATCTGTGTCGTCGTTGCCCGTGAACATGTTATGGCCATTGATGATGTTGGGCGTTGAAACCGAAGATCATGACGAGCGCGTGTGGGTAATATCATGTATTAAAGAGATGGGAAATGTTGCTTCCAATGCTGGTATTACGGCTGATGTTCTTCAAGAAGTCATTCGTCGACAAGATGAGAACCAGCAACGTATGGATATCAGAGAAGTGATGCACGAGACCTTCAATCGGGCTTTTGCCATTGTGTGAAATATCCAGTTATATTCTATAAACATAGATCCCCATTCACTTTCAAAGCTCGCCTTCTGCTTTCTCAAGCGCCTTCACGTGCTTGGCAACCCAGGCACGTTTTTCCTCGTTCAAAAACTTTGGATAGGGTCTTCGGCACCAAGCGCTCTCTTCTGGGTAGCCAAGGCACTTTGCAACAACCCATTTGGTCCCACTGATGCCTTCTTTCCCAAACCCCCACTCGGAAACGGCCACCTGAAGCTGTAGTTGCTCTGCCTTGGTGGTCTGACCGGAAGTGTACAGATTGTATAATTCAACGCAGGCCTGTATATGAAAAAGTCAGCAATCTGGATTACTGCTTAGGAAGGCGACTCCAAACCTTGGGGTATAAATTTCCAACACCTGTAATGCATCCGGCACCACCAACGCTCAGACACGGCACTAACCACTCACTTTGACCAGCCAGGGCCACAAAGTCAGGATTCCCATTTAGCGCTCGTCCAAACTTGGCCGCTGTTCTTGCAACGGACGCAATGGACCCACACGTCAGCTTCACAGCCGCGATATTGGGATGCTCGCCTAGCGTCTCCAACATTTCTGAATTGACATTAAGCCCAGCCGCGACTCCGGGGAAGTTATAGATGATGAGAGGAATCGGCGATGCTGTAGCAACCTCCTGAAAGAAGCCGATAATCGCGCCGCTATCCAACGCGAAATGGAAGAATGAGGGCACCAGCACTAGAGCAAAGTCCGCGCCGGATTCAGCCGACAGCTTTGTGTCTTGGATAATGGCTTGCGTGCATCCTCCGAATGTACCACATGTAATGGGCAGGTCGGGTCGACCGAGCTTCTGCGCCGTGGTCCGAGTAAGGCGCACCAATCTCGATTTCTCTTCCGGGATCAAAGTGGCTGCTTCGCCATTGGTGCCTGCAATGACAATTCCATGCACACCACTGCGGACAAGAAATTCAATGTGCCGTTCTTGCAGGTCCCAATCGACAGATTGAGTGCCGTCCGACGTGAACCATGTCAGGCTGGGGACGTGGATGCCCGGAGGATAAGGGGATTTGGCCATTGAACCCATGGTGCTTTAATAAAAGAAATCAAATATGGGCAGCAACTGAAAACCGACGAACAGGCCCTTAAGAAGAACCATTTGCTTCGACATGCGTGGGGGATCGCGGTTTCCCCATTGGGATTAGCCGACTGCGGCTGGCCACTTTTCATGCCTGCATTGACCTGGTTCTGAGGGAAGCTAACAGTGGAGAGCGGGGAGAAAAGCGAGGTCGTGAGTACTATATTAAAAGTGGCATTGAACCTCAAAGCAACATAAACATAAGCGATATATCTTTCAAATAGCACGGAATTGTACCTAGATAATCTTGGAATATCACAGATAGTGCCTGCCTCAAGCTGTATATTCTACTATGATTTCTACAATTTACTCCTTTCCGGTCTGACAGCACAAAGAGCTTTGGCTGAATAGCTCCTTCACAGCTTCGGGAGCCTGCGAGGTGTCATTCCGGCAAAAGCACGATGACTGCACTGGGACATCGGCGATGGCAAGAGCCACCTTCAACTGAGGCTCAATTACCCGAGCCTCAGCTGTGCGTTCCAGACGCAGTAAGCACTCATGGTATCCTTGCAGTGCCCAAACATTGTTCGGATGCTGACGTGCCCGAATCAAGGAGCCGTCCAGGCCCAGATCCGCTCGGTATACATCTGCTGCCTCTTGGACACGGCCCTGTTCCAGCAGGAGTGCCGCATACGGATGACGGGCAGGCTGCATCCAGCTCCAAGGTTCACTGTATCCGAGCCCGTCGTCCAGTTCGATCGAGTGGCGCAGGTGCTCGAACGCCTGCTCGTGGTTCCCTTTTCGGTACTCCACCTCGCCGTCCAGCATGGCCGTCCCCACGGCTAGGAGGTCGACACACTTGTTAGGAAAATCCAGGCGTGTCTCAGGAACACGCGAGAGTGCTTCTTTATAATTCTCACGCTCCTTTTCCGCAGCCTCGACATTCCCCATTGCGGCGTAAGCGACACCCTTGGCATAGTGGGCGGTTGCAGTCGTGACACAGTACAGTTCTGGGTCATCAGGCAGCGGCCTTTCAATGATTTCGTCCCACATGCCGAACCGTACCATGACATGCGACCGCACGCTCATGAATATCTCGAGCCAGTCTGCCATCGGGGCGAGTAGCTCTTCTGGGAGGGTCGCCTGCAGCCGGTCTGCCGCGCTTAAAGCAACCTGTTTCTGGCCCGCAAACATCGCAGCATATATGAGCGTGTGATAGTTGTGCATACGATAAACCGTATAGAAATTTGCCGGGCCATTGTATGCCAGGAACTTCTCGTCTGCGCGAGTGGCATGCTGGTTGGCCCGGATGGCGCCTCGGTAGTCACCAACCAACAAGTCTAGATGCGAGGGCATGTGGTGTACATGGCCACTATCTGGGAccagctcgcgcagctggtCGGCTGCTTGCAGGCCCAGTTCCGGTGTCGGCGACATTTCGATCAAGTGAATGTATACGTGCAGCAGACCCGGGTGCTGATAGGCATCCTTCTGGGCGAgtgccttctccagcacAGCTTTGGCATCAAGCGTCCGCGTTCCCGGGTTGGGCTCCCCGGTTTCCAGATTCCAGAGCTTCCAGGGGGTCAAGTTGACCAGGGCATCTGCATACAGGGTTGCCacgtcgagatcatcgccgAAGACATGATACACGGCTTCCATTGCTTCAGCGTAGGCGCGATTCTGCGACGCATACTGTTCCATACTAGCAGGTTGTTCGCTCTGGTAGCGAGCCTGCATTGCGGTGATGAGCACCTGCTCGACGGGTGTCACACTACTGGCGAGAGCCTGTGCCTTGCGCGAGGCTTTATAGGTGCGGCTGACCACGTCTTCGAGTTTTTCGCCGAAGAACTCCCACGACTGATTATAGTTCGGACCGAGGGCATATGCCAGACCCCAATGGGCCATGGCACAGGTGCCATCAAGCGCAATGGCTCTCTCAAAGCAGGTCACCGCCTCCTGGTGGTTGAAGGCATAGGACCATGTCAACCCACGGTTGAACCAGATCTGGGCCTCAGGActcttggtggtgatctgcCGTTCAAGGCCGCCCAAGTCATAGTGATACTCGATCAACTTAGGATTGACTGACATGACTTTAATCAACTTAGGGCACTCTTTGCTAGTTTTAACTAGACTTGCGGTGGCAAAGGAGAGGACACCTGTGCGGGGCATGAATATTTGTAATCACCAATAATAATCGAACTACTTAAAGGGGCCAAGTGAGACAAACGAACAACAAGAAGCAACTCTGTTCTTTTCCCATCCAGAATACACCAGCATGGCCTTTTCAACTTACGATGTAACCATTCTCACGGCCAAAGGCGCCTTGGAATCCCTAGCCAATATTCTCCACATAGGCGAGAAGCACCCCAATGCCAACGCCTTGCTCGCCGCCCGACTGGCCGACGACATGAAGCCCTTGACCTTCCAAGTCCACATCGTGACTGTATTGTCAGAGATCATAGTGGCAAGGCTGACCGGTCGCGAGAAAATCAACTATGAGGACGACCTCTCTTCGTTCGCCGAAATGTATCAACGCATCGACCAGGTGTTGAAAgccctcgacgaggccgacaagGATGAAGTCAATAAGCGTGGCGAGCAATCTGAAATGACTGCCGTGTTTTCAATCGAAAAAGAAATGACCGGTTCCGCGCTGGCGCACGGGGTTTGCATCCccaacatcttcttccatctgAGCACGGCCTATGCCATCTTGCGAAAGGAGGGGGTGCCGCTCGAAAAAAGGGACTATCTCATGCCTCTCCTTACCAAACATCTCACTTTATAAGCAGAGGCCGCTGACAGAGGGTTTCGATTGCGATATTCACCGCCTCGTGACATACCGAGATTCTCTCGCTTCGGATGAAATAGTTGGTTGAATGGGTTCCCGGTGATCAATTTCAATAGACTTGGTTCTTGCTCTTATATTTAGAACTATAGATACGTACAGATGGTTCAGGTTGGGTTGACCAGTTGCCGTGATCTAGCCAAGACACAATTTTGCTTCCAATATAGACCTACCTCGCTCCCACCATCAAACTAGCATTCTGTGTAATCTTCCTCATGGGGCATGTTATCAGAACCCAGTCCCATTAACCCTTCACAAGTGGCAAAACCCAGGTCATCATAGACTCTCGGTAGACTTGGCCAGTCCAGGACTCCCCACTGGTAAAGTCAACGGTATCGTTTCCATGCTGCGGGAAGCCGTTATAGATGATTACCGTCCTCGAGTGGTCGGGTTTCAAGAACACGGCCGTCGCGATTTTCTGCTCGACTTCGATATCGAAGCTGGCCGAAGTAGAGAGTGCAATGGCGCCTCGCGGCACGAACTTGGAGAACTGGCCCATCACGTAGTAATCCTTGGTCATCTTCAGTTTTAAGGTCTGACCAAGAACGTTCATACCCCGCGAAGCTATTAGTCTAATAATAATTTGCCGAAAAAACAAGTTTAACTAGAACAGGCCTCGATTCATTCAAGTTAACATAAGTTGGGCTCATGGGGAATAATAGCCTTGACCCTTGCTAATATATATCTGTAGTTCTGCCCCACGTTCAGAATTTGAACCCTACCGTGGTACACCATCAACCCTAATTGGATCGAGCATTATCGAAAGTCTATACTCCCTCCACTCATCCAAACTACTATCATGCACATAGATTCATTTTCTTGACACTATCTACCAGCGTACACCGTGGGCGGGAACTTGACCCCCAAACGCGGCCACAAATATGTGAAATGTTTCTGGTGGGCGTCGGGTGAAATTGTCGGCTAGTGCACAGACATTAATGTTAAAATGGCCGGTCTAGCCCGCTGTACCCTTGTTATGGGACCTTCGACTTCATTCCAGAGCCAAGTTGCCCATGCTTCATCCACAACGGGGAATTAAAGGAATAGAACAACCTGGCCAGGGGGAACCCCCTGCCCTGGAATGTCCATATAATGAGGGTCCCCCACGCCTGAATTGGTGAGCATTCAACGCGACCCTCGTCATGCAGCAAACTTTTCTGATCCTACTGGCAGCTGTCGTGACTGCCCATGCATCTGGCTTGGGCGGATCCGAATGGGATGCCGCCTACGACAAGGCTAGGGCAGCCCTCGGCAAGCTGAACCAGACTGAAAAAGTCGGCATCGTCACGGGAGTGGAATGGATGCACGGCCCATGTGTCGGCAATACCTTTCAGCCAAGCTCCATCGACTATCCCTCTCTGTGTTTGCAAGACTCGCCTTTGGGAATTCGTCTCACCCACCCGGTGACTGCCTTCCCCGCAGGCATCAACGCCGGTGCGACATGGGATCGAGCTCTTATCCACGCCCGCGGTGTCGCCATGGGTGCCGAAGCCAAGGGTCTCGGTGTCAACGTGCAACTCGGTCCCGTTGCGGGGCCTCTAGGCAAGCTCCCCGACGGCGGACGGATCTGGGAGGGTTTCTCGAACGACCCCTATCTCAGTGGTGTGGCCATGGAGGAGTCCATTCAGGGCATGCAAAGCTCCGGCGTTCAAGCCTGCGCTAAGGTCCGCTGATCGTTTTCCTTGAATTGGTTGGCCCAACAAGCTGATCATTTTCCCACCCAGCACATCATCGGCAATGAGCAAGAGTACAATCGCTACGCTATCAGTTCAAATATTGACGACCGCACTCTGCACGAGCTCTACCTCTGGCCCTTCGTGAACGCCGTCAAAGCCAACGTAGCTTCGGTCATGTGCTCTTACAACAAGTTCAACGAGCAGTGGGCCTGTGAGAGTGATAGTCTGCTCAACGGCATCATGAAAACCGAGCTAGGGTTCCGCGGCTACATCATGAGCGATTGGAATGCGCAACACTCCACGGCCAACAGCGCCAATTCCGGCCTGGACATGACTATGCCCGGCAGTGATTTCAACGCCCCTCCTGGTAGCGTCTTCTGGGGCCCCAATCTCGTAAATGCTATCGCTCAAGGAGAAGTACTCGAGTCCCGGCTTGATGACATGGCGACGCGCATCCTTGCCTCGTGGTACTTGATTGGTCAGGATCAGAATTATCCCCCGGTTGCATTCAGCTCCTGGAATGGTAGCCAGGCCAATGTGGACGTGACGGCCGATCATAAGAACGTCGCGAGAGCGGTGGCCCGCGATTCTATTGTTTTGCTGAAGAACGACGATAATGTTCTGCCTCTGAGTAAGCCCAAGAGTCTAGCGATTATAGGATCAGACGCCATTGTCAACCCTGCCGGGCCCAATGCTTGCAGTGACCGTGGCTGTGACACTGGCACTCTAGCCATGGGATGGGGCAGTGGTACTGCGGAGTTCCCGGTGGGTGGTCCCCAATCCGGAAAGAGTGGCGAGATCCTCAGCTAACGAACTTAGTATCTTGTCGGCCCTCTCGATGCTATAAAGTCTCAGGCTGCGGCTGATGGCACCACTATCGTTACCAGCACTACCGACGACGCTACCCCCGCTGCTtcggctgcggctgcggctgaTACCGCCATTGTCTTTATCAACTCGGACTCTGGTGAAGGGTAAGTTTAATGGCTGAACATTGTCGACGTGTAGTTTTCTGCTCTAATCCGGCTGCTAAACAGCTACATCACCGTGGAAGGCAACGCCGGTGACCGCAACAACCTCGATCCCTGGCACAATGGCAACCAACTCGTCCAGGCTGTGGCGGGAGTAAACAAAAACGTCATCGTTGTCTGCCACAGCGTTGGCCCCGTCATTCTGGAGACCATTCTGGCGCAACCCAACGTCAAAGCCATCGTCTGGCCCGGTATTCCCGGCCAGGAGAGCGGTAACGCGCTCGTCGATGTCTTGTACGGTTCTACCTCCCCGAGCGGCAAGCTGCCTTATTCTATAGCCAAGCAGTTTAGTGACTACGGTACCAACTGGACGACATCTCTGGAAGACAACTTTACCGAGGGTCTCTTCATTGACTACCGCCACTTTGATGAAAACTACATCACTCCTCGTTACGAATTCGGCTACGGGTTGAGTAAGTGTTTCTCCTTTATTTTTTTGTGGGAGGAGGGTTGCTTCTAAACCCCATCTCAGAACGAGAGGGGGAAAATAAGAAAGGAACAAGATACTAATGTTCACAAAAATTCTAGCATACACCAACTTCACTTACTCCCAGCTCAAGATCCAAGTCAACACCACAACCGGCGTCATTTCGGGCCCAATTGTTCCTGGAGGTCACCAGGAAAGCTTCCTTAGCATCGGCTCCATTTCCGTGAACGTTACAAACAGCGGCCGTGTTGCCGGCGCCGAAGTTGCCCAGCTCTATATCGGGCTCCCCAGTAGCGCGCCCTCGACGCCTCCCAAGCAGCTAAGAGGATTCCAAAAGTTGCCGCTCGCTCCTGGCCAGCAGGGAAATGCCACCTTTGAGCTTAGTCGTCGCGACGTCGCCTACTGGGACGTGAACCAGAAGTCCTGGGTGGTGCCCAACGGCACTTTCAAAGTGTACGTGGGCAGCTCGAGCAGGGATATTCGAGAACAGGGCTCGTTCACCGTCTAAATGAATATGACGCATCCCAAGGATTGAGGAACCTGTTTGCCTTGAAGGTCTTTCAAATGATCATATGTCCCAACCTCTGATTTATAGACTTTGCATATTATCAATAAACCACGCCTCTTCTTGCACTGAATTCCCCATAGCTCTACCAAATGTGTCTATCTAGTCTATTTCTTCTATTACTTGTCCACCCTTTCTATTTGCCATTTGCCACGCCATCTACTCTAGACGGAGCACCTCCACTGGGCAGTTCTTATAGTATGCGCAAACGGCACAATATTTGTTCCGTTCCGGGTGCCTGTCGATGAAGTCCTCCCCCCGCGTCAGATGTCTGAGATTATTCCTTGGCTTCTTTTGTCTGCACTCGATTTGCCGGTTTATATACCCGAAAAATGTATTCTCTTACAGCTCTTCCTCCCGAATTGTTAGgctttgtttttctctttctaGATCGGAACACCTCAAGAAATCTTAGGCAAACATGTCGATCCATCTCACGATCAGCGACCAATGAACTATTCAAAGCGGTTCATCTTTTTCCTGGCGACGCGGGCTTAGAGTCTTTCGGAAGTATATTAGCTCAGGATCTATTGCTACGAAACATACTCACGATCTATATACACACCTCGAATTATGTGAGCAATGTGTTTCTTTGTGCAGCCGAGCTCAACTACAGGTTCATTAACGGTGGAGACCAGGAACATCCGGATCCGCAGCAAGCGGTCCCTGACCGGTTCAGAGCTCATATTGCCCGCTTAAAGGGCTTGCCATCCCTACGCAAGGTAGTCTTGCGCCTTGATGAGTTCCCGGGCTTTGGATTGCAGCGCATTCCATTCGTTGAGAGTGTCATCAAGCTGGTTTTTGCCGCACTGGTATCATTCTCCGTGCTTCCGCAGAGCTTGAATATTCACAATATGCCAATGGTAAATCCGGACGACTCTGTGGTCCGGACCAATATCACAAAAGTCCTAAAGAACCTACACGCCCTCCGTCTCAAAGTCGTCAGCGATTTTGACCCGCATGCGCTGGACAACAACTTCTGGGTTTGTGTCCCATTATAAATATCGTCTGCATCCTTATTCTCGTTTTTCTCACCTTAGCTGTCTAAGAACAATAGATGCCGGAGCCGCATACATTCTTTACCGAACTTCCCTCAACCTGGCTTGCGCCTACCACGTCCACCCTCCGCCACCTCACGCTCTGCAGTGATATGTATTTTGGATTCTTCCCTAAACTAGATCTCAAGGATATCTACTTTCCGCATCTCAAGACCCTCTCGCTCAACAAGTATACCTTCTTCCATGACAAGCAGCTTGACTGGATCCTCTCGCACGCGTCCACCTTGACCGAGATCTATCTTGACGACTGTCCTTTGATATATGAAATAGCAGTCTCCAACCAGAACAAGGCCCGTTGCAACCTCGAAAACCATGAGTGGTTCCGCCGCGACAATGACCCTTCCAGCATTTGGGGCTACCGGTACGCGCGTCGCTGGAACGACTACTTCGATTCATTCCGGGAAAAATTGCCTTATCTGCGTCATTTCCGAATGGGATATGATATCTGGCTCCGAAAGGGCCCTCCGTTCGAGTACGAGACAGAAATCCCTCTGTGGCTGGTGGACGAACGGATGCAGGGGTTTCATGACGGAGTGAGCGTTGGATCCCCATACGTGGTTCTAGAATGCATGGACATGCATTTTGAAGAAACAGAGGGATTTATCGAGTACGACGAATGGGGCAGAGACTGGGGATTAGACGATGAGAAGTCGTACGTGGCATTGTTAGAAAAGATTGGGCAGAAGGAAAAGCTCGATATGTAGATGAAAGGTGGGAATGCAGCCAGTGAACGTTTGTATTCAACATAGAACAGAAGTAAAGATATGAGAAGAATATAATCGAGGCAGAGACAAAAGTCGGAAGGAATAAGCGTTTCCTGCGCACTCAACTCGCCCGGtcgagagaaagaaaggcagTATCCCTCAAGACTACCCGTACGTGTACGTGCCCGCGAAGAATAGCCAACTACGTCGCAGCTGTCTTCCCCTTCCGACACAGCAGCCTCACCGAACAAGCCGGCCAgtttttcttcctcgccatctgcAGTGCAACAGGATAGATATGCCCCGTCTCGACGCCAAAGAAAAGGGCCCGGAAGAAGGATCCCTGAACAAAACCAGACGCatcttttccttttcatcAACCCCACCACCCAGTTTCCGAACCGCTTGTACAGTTTTCTCCTCCGAAAACGCGTACGACGCACCGACTATCTTGGAGATCCTCTCCGAGCGATGCAGACCGGGCGAATGCCAGTCCTCCGAGTCCCACACCAACTTCAAGCTCCACGGCAGCCGTCTCTCTTTATTCAGGGCTCGCCACCAGTCCTCGACACTCTGCCGACCCTTTTCTCCGCTGACGGCGTGCACGCACCCCGCCGTGCCGAGGGCAGTATGCACAAGCAGACGATCCACGACGACATCGACGGGGACTTCGTCAATCGTAGATTCCGTGTGCGGATCCTTGCACCGCGTCGCGAGCGTGATCCTCCGGCCCGGGTGCAGCATGTACGCGGCCGCCAGTCTTGTCGAGGACATTGAGTGCGGACTCGCAAAGCCGGGGACCGGAAACTCCTCGGCTGGGCCGATGAGCGAAGGCCGGATGATCAATAGCTTGTCCAGTGCGTCCCGCTCCGACGCCTGGTGCAGAAGAAGTCTCTCGCTGAGATGTTTCCCGTACCCGTAGGGCCAGGGGAAATCGTGCGCTTCGTATTCCTCTGACGAACCCGTTCGCTGCACCTGTTTCCACGCTTGCACGGCACTGGCGTAGTAGTCCTCTTTCTCACCGTCGAGGGGGTATATCTTTTCCTCGACGGGGACATCAGACGAGGTGCTTGATTTGCGGAGATGGGCATTTGCGTACGCTGTCGATACGAACACGAAGCGCTCGAGATTGGGGAATTTGAGCGCGTAGCGGATCAGACATAGGCTGGGCGCCATGTCTGTGTAGGACATTTCTCGTAGGGAGGATCCAAGGTTCACAGCGCTGGCTGcgtggatgacgatgtgCACTGTGCTTTtcaggagctggagcgtCTCCTCGGAGAGACTCATTGTTGCTGTGTCGCCTAGTTCGCCGTCGAGGATCGTGACGCTCGAGTTTTGGAGGAGCGCTGTGACCTGCGAGGCGGAGAGCATGGTCGACCATTTTGCCCGTGCCTTTCTGAAGGTGGGATGTCTAGTTAACCTTTGGGTCTGGATTCAAGGAACTTCTCAACTAGTACTTACTCAGAGCCTCCGCGACAGAGTAAGTACACCCGTTTCGGGGACGAGCAACCCAAGAGCCGACAGAGCACAGCCGTGCCAAGGAAACCGGTGCCCCCAGTGATGAACAGGGTCTTTCCCTCGTAGAAATCCCATATCATGGCGGGGATGCTTATCAAATGGTAGAAGCCAGGAGTAGATTATTGGCATAGGAAGAGACGGGAACCTGCATCGGCCGCAGCAGGCCATCTTATATCTTCGGGCAGCGCGATCTGACGGCCGACATGGCGCAAACCAGAGGTCGCTGAATGGAGAAGATAACGTGGAAGCAGGCAATCCGCAGCATCTGCAGCCTCGAACGCCGGAAACAGAAGGGTGCATGCTTGTGTAACACGCCCGACACTGCAATCGCC
Encoded proteins:
- a CDS encoding uncharacterized protein (ID:PFLUO_005162-T1.cds;~source:funannotate) translates to MGSMAKSPYPPGIHVPSLTWFTSDGTQSVDWDLQERHIEFLVRSGVHGIVIAGTNGEAATLIPEEKSRLVRLTRTTAQKLGRPDLPITCGTFGGCTQAIIQDTKLSAESGADFALVLVPSFFHFALDSGAIIGFFQEVATASPIPLIIYNFPGVAAGLNVNSEMLETLGEHPNIAAVKLTCGSIASVARTAAKFGRALNGNPDFVALAGQSEWLVPCLSVGGAGCITGVGNLYPKACVELYNLYTSGQTTKAEQLQLQVAVSEWGFGKEGISGTKWVVAKCLGYPEESAWCRRPYPKFLNEEKRAWVAKHVKALEKAEGEL
- a CDS encoding uncharacterized protein (ID:PFLUO_005163-T1.cds;~source:funannotate), whose product is MSVNPKLIEYHYDLGGLERQITTKSPEAQIWFNRGLTWSYAFNHQEAVTCFERAIALDGTCAMAHWGLAYALGPNYNQSWEFFGEKLEDVVSRTYKASRKAQALASSVTPVEQVLITAMQARYQSEQPASMEQYASQNRAYAEAMEAVYHVFGDDLDVATLYADALVNLTPWKLWNLETGEPNPGTRTLDAKAVLEKALAQKDAYQHPGLLHVYIHLIEMSPTPELGLQAADQLRELVPDSGHVHHMPSHLDLLVGDYRGAIRANQHATRADEKFLAYNGPANFYTVYRMHNYHTLIYAAMFAGQKQVALSAADRLQATLPEELLAPMADWLEIFMSVRSHVMVRFGMWDEIIERPLPDDPELYCVTTATAHYAKGVAYAAMGNVEAAEKERENYKEALSRVPETRLDFPNKCVDLLAVGTAMLDGEVEYRKGNHEQAFEHLRHSIELDDGLGYSEPWSWMQPARHPYAALLLEQGRVQEAADVYRADLGLDGSLIRARQHPNNVWALQGYHECLLRLERTAEARVIEPQLKVALAIADVPVQSSCFCRNDTSQAPEAVKELFSQSSLCCQTGKE
- a CDS encoding uncharacterized protein (ID:PFLUO_005164-T1.cds;~source:funannotate) yields the protein MAFSTYDVTILTAKGALESLANILHIGEKHPNANALLAARLADDMKPLTFQVHIVTVLSEIIVARLTGREKINYEDDLSSFAEMYQRIDQVLKALDEADKDEVNKRGEQSEMTAVFSIEKEMTGSALAHGVCIPNIFFHLSTAYAILRKEGVPLEKRDYLMPLLTKHLTL
- a CDS encoding uncharacterized protein (ID:PFLUO_005165-T1.cds;~source:funannotate) — protein: MNVLGQTLKLKMTKDYYVMGQFSKFVPRGAIALSTSASFDIEVEQKIATAVFLKPDHSRTVIIYNGFPQHGNDTVDFTSGESWTGQVYRESMMTWVLPLVKG
- a CDS encoding uncharacterized protein (ID:PFLUO_005166-T1.cds;~source:funannotate); this translates as MQQTFLILLAAVVTAHASGLGGSEWDAAYDKARAALGKLNQTEKVGIVTGVEWMHGPCVGNTFQPSSIDYPSLCLQDSPLGIRLTHPVTAFPAGINAGATWDRALIHARGVAMGAEAKGLGVNVQLGPVAGPLGKLPDGGRIWEGFSNDPYLSGVAMEESIQGMQSSGVQACAKHIIGNEQEYNRYAISSNIDDRTLHELYLWPFVNAVKANVASVMCSYNKFNEQWACESDSLLNGIMKTELGFRGYIMSDWNAQHSTANSANSGLDMTMPGSDFNAPPGSVFWGPNLVNAIAQGEVLESRLDDMATRILASWYLIGQDQNYPPVAFSSWNGSQANVDVTADHKNVARAVARDSIVLLKNDDNVLPLSKPKSLAIIGSDAIVNPAGPNACSDRGCDTGTLAMGWGSGTAEFPYLVGPLDAIKSQAAADGTTIVTSTTDDATPAASAAAAADTAIVFINSDSGEGYITVEGNAGDRNNLDPWHNGNQLVQAVAGVNKNVIVVCHSVGPVILETILAQPNVKAIVWPGIPGQESGNALVDVLYGSTSPSGKLPYSIAKQFSDYGTNWTTSLEDNFTEGLFIDYRHFDENYITPRYEFGYGLTYTNFTYSQLKIQVNTTTGVISGPIVPGGHQESFLSIGSISVNVTNSGRVAGAEVAQLYIGLPSSAPSTPPKQLRGFQKLPLAPGQQGNATFELSRRDVAYWDVNQKSWVVPNGTFKVFINGGDQEHPDPQQAVPDRFRAHIARLKGLPSLRKVVLRLDEFPGFGLQRIPFVESVIKLVFAALVSFSVLPQSLNIHNMPMVNPDDSVVRTNITKVLKNLHALRLKVVSDFDPHALDNNFWMPEPHTFFTELPSTWLAPTTSTLRHLTLCSDMYFGFFPKLDLKDIYFPHLKTLSLNKYTFFHDKQLDWILSHASTLTEIYLDDCPLIYEIAVSNQNKARCNLENHEWFRRDNDPSSIWGYRYARRWNDYFDSFREKLPYLRHFRMGYDIWLRKGPPFEYETEIPLWLVDERMQGFHDGVSVGSPYVVLECMDMHFEETEGFIEYDEWGRDWGLDDEKSYVALLEKIGQKEKLDM
- a CDS encoding uncharacterized protein (ID:PFLUO_005167-T1.cds;~source:funannotate); this translates as MLSASQVTALLQNSSVTILDGELGDTATMSLSEETLQLLKSTVHIVIHAASAVNLGSSLREMSYTDMAPSLCLIRYALKFPNLERFVFVSTAYANAHLRKSSTSSDVPVEEKIYPLDGEKEDYYASAVQAWKQVQRTGSSEEYEAHDFPWPYGYGKHLSERLLLHQASERDALDKLLIIRPSLIGPAEEFPVPGFASPHSMSSTRLAAAYMLHPGRRITLATRCKDPHTESTIDEVPVDVVVDRLLVHTALGTAGCVHAVSGEKGRQSVEDWWRALNKERRLPWSLKLVWDSEDWHSPGLHRSERISKIVGASYAFSEEKTVQAVRKLGGGVDEKEKMRLGSFFRALFFGVETGHIYPVALQMARKKNWPACSVRLLCRKGKTAAT